A single Xenopus laevis strain J_2021 chromosome 3S, Xenopus_laevis_v10.1, whole genome shotgun sequence DNA region contains:
- the LOC121402235 gene encoding histone H2A type 1, whose protein sequence is MSGRGKQGGKTRAKAKTRSSRAGLQFPVGRVHRLLRKGNYAERVGAGAPVYLAAVLEYLTAEILELAGNAARDNKKTRIIPRHLQLAVRNDEELNKLLGGVTIAQGGVLPNIQSVLLPKKTESAKSAKSK, encoded by the coding sequence ATGTCAGGAAGAGGCAAACAAGGCGGCAAGACCCGGGCTAAGGCCAAGACTCGCTCATCTCGGGCCGGCCTTCAGTTCCCAGTCGGCCGTGTTCACCGGCTGCTCAGGAAAGGCAATTATGCCGAGCGGGTGGGAGCCGGAGCACCGGTCTACCTTGCAGCAGTGCTCGAGTATCTGACCGCCGAGATCCTCGAGTTGGCCGGCAACGCTGCCCGGGATAACAAGAAGACTCGGATCATCCCCAGGCACCTGCAGCTCGCCGTGCGCAACGACGAGGAGCTCAACAAACTGCTCGGAGGGGTCACCATCGCCCAGGGCGGTGTCCTGCCCAACATCCAGTCTGTGCTGCTCCCCAAGAAAACCGAGAGCGCCAAATCTGCCAAGAGCAAGtga
- the LOC121402237 gene encoding histone H2B 1.1 has protein sequence MPEPAKSAPAPKKGSKKAVTKTQKKDGKKRRKSRKESYAIYVYKVLKQVHPDTGISSKAMSIMNSFVNDVFERIAGEASRLAHYNKRSTITSREIQTAVRLLLPGELAKHAVSEGTKAVTKYTSAK, from the coding sequence ATGCCTGAACCCGCCAAATCTGCTCCAGCCCCAAAGAAGGGCTCCAAGAAAGCCGTGACTAAAACCCAGAAGAAGGATGGCAAGAAGCGTAGGAAGAGCAGGAAGGAGAGCTACGCCATCTACGTCTACAAAGTGCTGAAACAGGTGCACCCCGATACCGGCATCTCTTCCAAGGCCATGAGCATCATGAACTCCTTCGTCAACGATGTGTTCGAGCGCATCGCAGGGGAAGCCTCCCGCCTGGCTCACTACAACAAGCGCTCCACCATCACCTCCCGGGAGATCCAGACCGCAGTCCGCCTGTTGCTGCCTGGGGAGCTGGCCAAGCACGCCGTGTCCGAGGGCACCAAGGCCGTCACCAAGTACACCAGCGCCaagtaa
- the LOC121402233 gene encoding histone H4 yields MSGRGKGGKGLGKGGAKRHRKVLRDNIQGITKPAIRRLARRGGVKRISGLIYEETRGVLKVFLENVIRDAVTYTEHAKRKTVTAMDVVYALKRQGRTLYGFGG; encoded by the coding sequence ATGTCTGGAAGAGGCAAGGGCGGAAAGGGTCTGGGCAAAGGAGGCGCTAAGCGCCACAGGAAGGTGCTGCGGGATAACATCCAGGGCATCACCAAGCCCGCCATCCGCCGCCTGGCACGCAGAGGGGGAGTCAAGCGCATCTCCGGCCTCATCTACGAGGAGACTCGCGGGGTGCTGAAAGTGTTCCTGGAGAACGTTATCCGGGACGCGGTCACCTACACCGAGCACGCCAAGAGGAAGACCGTCACCGCTATGGATGTGGTGTATGCTCTGAAGCGCCAGGGACGCACTCTGTACGGATTCGGAGGTTAA
- the LOC121402239 gene encoding histone H4 has product MSGRGKGGKGLGKGGAKRHRKVLRDNIQGITKPAIRRLARRGGVKRISGLIYEETRGVLKVFLENVIRDAVTYTEHAKRKTVTAMDVVYALKRQGRTLYGFGG; this is encoded by the coding sequence ATGTCTGGAAGAGGCAAGGGCGGAAAGGGTCTGGGCAAAGGAGGCGCCAAGCGCCACAGGAAGGTGCTGCGGGATAACATCCAGGGCATCACCAAGCCCGCCATCCGCCGCCTGGCACGCAGAGGGGGAGTCAAGCGCATCTCCGGCCTCATCTACGAGGAGACTCGCGGGGTCTTGAAAGTGTTCCTGGAGAACGTTATCCGGGACGCCGTCACCTACACCGAGCACGCCAAGAGGAAGACCGTCACCGCTATGGATGTGGTGTATGCTCTGAAGCGCCAGGGACGCACTCTGTACGGATTCGGGGGTTAA
- the LOC121402232 gene encoding histone H4-like, whose amino-acid sequence MTLACNQLKANIFGGLFDINSSRVEFIFTCQPLGERGGGCQSSQFPIRSSHSVYEGGREREPASFKEIFASRRIMSGRGKGGKGLGKGGAKRHRKVLRDNIQGITKPAIRRLARRGGVKRISGLIYEETRGVLKVFLENVIRDAVTYTEHAKRKTVTAMDVVYALKRQGRTLYGFGG is encoded by the coding sequence aTGACACTGGCCTGTAACCAGTTGAAGGCAAACATTTTTGGCGGGCTGTTCGACATTAACAGCAGCCGTGTTGAGTTCATCTTCACATGCCAGCCGctaggggaaagggggggggggtgtcagtcatcgcagttccctatcaggtcgaGTCATTCTGTATATGAAGGGGGACGAGAGCGCGAGCCTGCATCTTTCAAAGAAATCTTTGCGAGTAGAAGAATCATGTCTGGAAGAGGCAAGGGCGGAAAGGGTCTGGGCAAAGGAGGCGCTAAGCGCCACAGGAAGGTGCTGCGGGATAACATCCAGGGCATCACCAAGCCCGCCATCCGCCGCCTGGCACGCAGAGGGGGAGTCAAGCGCATCTCCGGCCTCATCTACGAGGAGACTCGCGGGGTGCTGAAAGTGTTCCTGGAGAACGTTATCCGGGACGCGGTCACCTACACCGAGCACGCCAAGAGGAAGACCGTCACCGCTATGGATGTGGTGTATGCTCTGAAGCGCCAGGGACGCACTCTGTACGGATTCGGAGGTTAA
- the LOC121402230 gene encoding histone H1A-like, whose protein sequence is MAEAAESAPAPPPAEPAAKKKKQQPKKAAGAAKSAKKPSSGPSVSEQIVTAVSASKERSGVSLAALKKTLAAGGYDVDKNNSRLKLALKALVTKETLLQVKGSGASGSFKLNKKQLQSKDKAAAKKKAPLAAAKAKKPAAAAKKAPKSPKKPKKVSAAAKSPKKLKKPAKAALAAKSPKKNKAAKPKKATKSPAKKTAVKPKAAAAKSPAKAKAAKAKVVKTKKAAPKKK, encoded by the coding sequence ATGGCTGAAGCCGCCGAATCCGCGCCCGCTCCTCCCCCGGCTGAGCCCGCGGCcaagaaaaagaagcagcagccCAAGAAAGCAGCGGGGGCCGCTAAGTCCGCCAAGAAGCCGTCGTCTGGGCCCAGTGTGTCCGAGCAGATCGTCACAGCCGTGTCCGCTTCCAAGGAGcgcagcggggtgtctctggcaGCGCTCAAGAAGACTCTGGCTGCGGGAGGCTACGATGTGGACAAGAACAACAGCCGCCTCAAGCTGGCTCTCAAGGCTCTGGTCACGAAGGAGACCCTGCTCCAAGTCAAAGGCAGTGGAGCCTCCGGTTCCTTCAAGCTCAACAAGAAGCAGCTGCAGAGCAAGGACAAGGCCGCCGCCAAGAAGAAGGCGCCGCTAGCAGCGGCCAAAGCCAAGAAACCAGCGGCAGCAGCCAAGAAGGCGCCAAAGTCTCCGAAAAAGCCCAAGAAAGTCTCCGCAGCCGCCAAGAGCCCGAAGAAGCTCAAGAAACCCGCAAAGGCGGCGCTAGCAGCAAAGAGcccgaaaaaaaacaaagctgccaAGCCCAAGAAGGCCACCAAGAGCCCCGCAAAAAAGACCGCCGTCAAGCCCAAAGCTGCTGCTGCCAAAAGCCCAGCAAAGGCCAAAGCGGCCAAAGCCAAAGTGGTCAAAACCAAGAAAGCCGCCCCCAAGAAGAAATGA
- the LOC121402243 gene encoding histone H4-like has product MAECWRERERENDMTLACNQLKANIFGGLFDINSSRVEFIFTCQPLGERGGGCQSSQFPIRSSHSVYEGGREREPASFKEIFASRRIMSGRGKGGKGLGKGGAKRHRKVLRDNIQGITKPAIRRLARRGGVKRISGLIYEETRGVLKVFLENVIRDAVTYTEHAKRKTVTAMDVVYALKRQGRTLYGFGG; this is encoded by the coding sequence ATGGCGGAatgctggagagagagagagagagagaacgataTGACACTGGCCTGTAACCAGTTGAAGGCAAACATTTTTGGCGGGCTGTTCGACATTAACAGCAGCCGTGTTGAGTTCATCTTCACATGCCAGCCGctaggggaaagggggggggggtgtcagtcatcgcagttccctatcaggtcgaGTCATTCTGTATATGAAGGGGGACGAGAGCGCGAGCCTGCATCTTTCAAAGAAATCTTTGCGAGTAGAAGAATCATGTCTGGAAGAGGCAAGGGCGGAAAGGGTCTGGGCAAAGGAGGCGCTAAGCGCCACAGGAAGGTGCTGCGGGATAACATCCAGGGCATCACCAAGCCCGCCATCCGCCGCCTGGCACGCAGAGGGGGAGTCAAGCGCATCTCCGGCCTCATCTACGAGGAGACTCGCGGGGTGCTGAAAGTGTTCCTGGAGAACGTTATCCGGGACGCGGTCACCTACACCGAGCACGCCAAGAGGAAGACCGTCACCGCTATGGATGTGGTGTATGCTCTGAAGCGCCAGGGACGCACTCTGTACGGATTCGGAGGTTAA